The following proteins are co-located in the Paenibacillus sp. JNUCC32 genome:
- a CDS encoding sensor histidine kinase — protein sequence MKRMFRLGNFVNDIPLKTKFFLIFVIGVLLPILVVNLIFMDRMSELIREREEQNLDISMERARKDIHNFIDGGVAVSHALSTDKTLYEMLDREYESQLDFYETFDEQLRNRVTSYIPVNNQIQRISIFTENSTIVSGGNYHVINDNVLESDWYALWSSSAHPVLVAAYRAAEANNSASTVPYLSVIEKMDYYDTYDTYEKLLRIDIDLSKIYDVIVRERDYLDMYLVNENNEIIMSASSGYERGKYSAYSKLDLEQYDEEDRHVFSIGTARYVKGWKLIGINRGSRITSAMLDMQLFTVVLAAVVTLVAAVFITVMLRSYNYRVKRLARHMQKVSNEKFDLIELDEGRDEIGGLIRNFNQMTAKMNSLINNVYKLEIQKKSLEMERVRAELNFLQSQMNPHFLFNTLNAILVVCTKNRYTDVTDIIKSLSKLLRRLLSWREDLVSVEEEIRFIEMYLKIEKFRFRDKFEYQFNIDMEALHYKIPKMSIQPLVENACKYGLQAMDGAGLVTISASVARDYLRIVITDSGKGIEQSKLRDIILSVRNEQFSGNSFGIRNVYRRLELYYDDHVIFNIASTPNQGTTVSFEIPIRLLESREHEGGEGENHAFQSAVDR from the coding sequence ATGAAGAGAATGTTCAGGCTGGGGAATTTCGTGAACGATATTCCGTTGAAAACTAAATTTTTTCTTATTTTTGTCATTGGTGTACTGCTGCCTATTCTGGTGGTCAACCTCATCTTTATGGATCGGATGTCGGAGCTGATCCGGGAGAGAGAGGAGCAGAACCTCGATATCTCGATGGAGCGGGCTAGGAAGGATATTCATAATTTCATCGACGGCGGGGTGGCTGTAAGTCATGCGCTGAGTACGGATAAGACCCTTTACGAAATGCTCGATCGCGAGTATGAGTCCCAGCTGGACTTCTACGAAACCTTTGATGAGCAGCTCCGGAATCGGGTAACGAGCTACATACCGGTTAACAACCAGATTCAGCGGATTAGCATCTTCACCGAAAATTCCACCATTGTGTCCGGCGGCAATTATCATGTGATCAACGATAATGTGCTCGAGAGCGACTGGTATGCATTATGGAGCAGCTCGGCCCATCCGGTGCTGGTGGCGGCGTACAGGGCGGCAGAAGCGAACAACTCGGCATCGACGGTTCCGTACTTAAGCGTGATTGAGAAGATGGATTACTACGATACCTATGACACCTATGAGAAGCTGCTTCGAATCGATATCGATTTAAGCAAGATTTATGACGTCATTGTACGGGAACGCGATTATCTGGATATGTATTTGGTGAACGAGAACAATGAGATTATTATGTCGGCCAGCAGCGGTTATGAAAGAGGGAAGTACAGCGCATATTCGAAGCTTGACCTGGAGCAATACGACGAAGAGGATCGGCATGTGTTCTCGATCGGAACGGCCAGGTACGTGAAGGGGTGGAAGCTGATCGGCATCAACCGGGGGAGCCGGATTACTAGCGCCATGCTGGATATGCAGCTGTTTACCGTTGTATTGGCAGCGGTTGTTACGCTGGTTGCGGCGGTCTTTATTACGGTCATGCTGAGATCCTACAATTACCGGGTGAAGCGTTTGGCGCGTCATATGCAGAAGGTGAGCAACGAGAAATTCGACTTGATTGAACTGGACGAAGGCCGGGACGAAATCGGCGGACTCATCCGGAATTTCAATCAGATGACAGCGAAGATGAACTCCCTGATCAACAATGTGTACAAGCTGGAGATTCAGAAGAAAAGCCTGGAGATGGAGCGGGTTCGGGCTGAATTGAACTTTTTGCAGAGCCAGATGAATCCCCATTTCCTGTTCAATACCCTGAATGCGATATTGGTGGTCTGCACGAAGAATCGATACACGGATGTGACGGATATTATCAAAAGCTTGTCCAAGCTGCTTCGCAGACTCCTGAGCTGGAGAGAGGATTTGGTCTCCGTGGAGGAGGAAATCAGATTTATCGAAATGTATCTCAAAATCGAAAAATTCCGCTTTCGGGATAAATTCGAATATCAATTCAACATCGATATGGAAGCGCTTCATTATAAAATTCCGAAAATGAGCATTCAGCCGCTCGTTGAGAATGCATGCAAATATGGCTTGCAGGCGATGGATGGAGCGGGTCTGGTGACCATAAGCGCTTCGGTTGCCCGTGATTATCTTCGCATCGTCATTACGGATAGCGGTAAGGGCATTGAGCAAAGCAAGCTACGGGACATTATTCTCTCGGTTCGCAACGAGCAGTTCTCGGGCAACAGCTTCGGCATTCGAAACGTATATCGGCGGCTGGAGCTGTACTACGACGATCATGTCATTTTCAACATTGCCAGCACCCCGAATCAAGGGACAACCGTTTCATTCGAGATTCCGATCCGGCTGTTGGAGTCTCGGGAGCATGAAGGCGGAGAGGGGGAGAACCATGCCTTTCAAAGTGCTGTTGATCGATGA
- a CDS encoding carbohydrate ABC transporter permease, which yields MIHRGLRMSTVVLHIVLILGACLMALPFVWMVLSSLKDLSQVFVVPPKWIPDPFIWSNYKDSLTALPFGRAYFNSFYINIIVVVSQLVTCSMAAYAFAKITFPFREPLFVLFLATMMVPGQVTIIPLYLIMKNIGWLDTHLAIIVPSALLNAFGVFLLRQFFRGIPKEMEEAAIVDGANRWTIYARIMIPLIKPALSALGIFTFLGMWNNFFNPLIFLSSTDKFTVPMMLNLYRGMYATDWTLMMAGASIALVPVLIVYIIGQKYIIEGVTLSGIKG from the coding sequence ATGATACATCGGGGATTGAGGATGTCCACCGTGGTGCTGCATATCGTGCTGATTTTAGGCGCCTGCCTGATGGCCCTGCCGTTTGTGTGGATGGTGCTCAGCTCGCTCAAGGATTTGTCGCAAGTATTCGTCGTGCCGCCCAAATGGATTCCGGATCCGTTCATCTGGTCCAATTATAAGGATTCGCTGACGGCCCTGCCGTTCGGGCGCGCGTATTTCAACAGCTTCTACATCAATATAATCGTGGTGGTTTCACAGCTGGTTACCTGCTCCATGGCGGCTTATGCTTTTGCCAAAATCACGTTCCCGTTCCGGGAGCCGCTGTTCGTCCTGTTTCTGGCAACGATGATGGTGCCGGGACAGGTGACCATTATTCCGCTCTATCTGATCATGAAAAATATCGGATGGCTGGATACGCATCTGGCGATTATCGTCCCTTCTGCGCTGCTGAACGCCTTCGGGGTATTTTTGCTCCGGCAATTCTTCAGGGGCATTCCGAAGGAAATGGAAGAGGCGGCCATCGTGGACGGCGCGAATCGCTGGACGATCTACGCCCGGATCATGATTCCTCTAATCAAGCCGGCTTTATCGGCACTCGGGATATTTACCTTCCTCGGGATGTGGAACAACTTCTTTAACCCGCTGATTTTTCTCAGCAGCACGGATAAGTTTACCGTGCCGATGATGCTGAATTTGTACCGGGGCATGTATGCAACGGATTGGACGCTGATGATGGCGGGGGCTTCCATTGCGCTCGTCCCGGTGCTCATCGTGTATATCATCGGGCAGAAATATATTATTGAAGGCGTTACGTTATCCGGGATTAAGGGATAG
- a CDS encoding response regulator, whose protein sequence is MYRVLLVDDEAIARTGLRSTFDWEKYGYRLVGEASNGQRAMKWIVNGDLDILITDIAMPVMDGLELTRRTRELCPWVKVLLLSCHSDFEFVREGIRLGASDYILKPTLDADSLVAVLDHMRLKLEEEKQMQRILTEHEQQQRLNKKKAAGKMLFQALSGEPDALAKLEAWNRNGPYLLAVLQLDSDLGGAAAGGQPKDWQEEIERFMGQLYDQAPEALAARLETDRIAVCLPLRDEANGQASEHEGAIRLPIRSTMGLSRRYNSMDKLQEAFIEAAESLEGLFFHRDQQILRAEELPLTDADSAQERPAAELHALRAALTVGNMDISEERLQSIMQRWRPGRMKKPAVLREAEELLSLLAMFHLPGGPQLPQIGEVGKLRSVEEVKKLVLQGFHALREEAMRHPVPESTLHERIVLQAVRYIKARFTEPISLQEVADEVAVSRNYFSELFKRVTGHNFIDYVIDLRLKRAKELLSTTSLRVYEVADRSGFNDVKYFSKLFKKMVGMTPAEYQGQHRK, encoded by the coding sequence ATGTACAGAGTGCTGCTCGTGGATGACGAAGCGATCGCGCGTACGGGACTGCGCTCGACCTTCGATTGGGAGAAATACGGTTACCGGCTTGTCGGGGAGGCCTCCAATGGACAACGGGCCATGAAATGGATCGTAAACGGGGATCTGGACATTCTGATCACGGATATCGCGATGCCGGTCATGGACGGCCTGGAATTGACCCGCCGGACAAGGGAGCTTTGTCCATGGGTGAAGGTACTGCTGCTCAGCTGTCACAGCGATTTCGAATTCGTGCGGGAAGGCATCAGGCTTGGCGCATCGGATTATATCCTTAAGCCGACGCTGGACGCGGACTCCCTGGTCGCCGTCCTTGATCACATGCGATTGAAGCTGGAAGAGGAGAAGCAGATGCAGCGGATTCTGACCGAGCATGAGCAGCAGCAGCGGCTGAATAAGAAGAAGGCTGCCGGAAAAATGCTCTTTCAGGCGCTGTCCGGTGAGCCGGACGCGCTCGCGAAGCTGGAAGCATGGAACCGTAACGGCCCGTACCTGCTGGCCGTGCTCCAGCTAGATTCGGACCTGGGCGGTGCCGCGGCCGGGGGACAGCCAAAGGATTGGCAGGAGGAGATCGAACGGTTCATGGGACAGTTATACGACCAGGCGCCGGAGGCGCTGGCAGCTCGACTGGAAACGGACCGGATCGCAGTCTGCTTACCGTTAAGGGATGAAGCAAACGGGCAGGCTTCAGAGCACGAAGGAGCTATCCGCCTGCCGATCCGGAGCACGATGGGGCTCAGCAGGAGATATAACAGCATGGATAAGCTGCAAGAAGCGTTTATAGAAGCCGCTGAAAGCCTGGAGGGCCTCTTCTTTCATCGAGATCAACAGATATTGCGGGCAGAGGAGCTTCCCCTGACCGATGCCGATTCGGCTCAGGAGAGGCCGGCTGCCGAGCTGCATGCCCTAAGGGCCGCGCTGACCGTCGGAAACATGGACATAAGCGAGGAACGTCTGCAGTCCATTATGCAGCGCTGGCGTCCCGGACGGATGAAGAAGCCGGCGGTCCTACGGGAAGCGGAGGAGCTTCTGAGCTTGCTTGCTATGTTTCATCTTCCCGGCGGCCCGCAGCTTCCGCAGATCGGGGAGGTGGGCAAGCTTCGCTCGGTGGAGGAAGTGAAGAAGCTGGTGCTCCAAGGCTTCCATGCGCTGCGGGAGGAAGCCATGCGCCACCCTGTACCGGAATCCACGCTGCATGAGCGGATCGTGCTGCAGGCCGTCCGATATATTAAGGCGCGCTTTACCGAGCCGATCTCCCTGCAGGAGGTGGCGGACGAAGTGGCCGTCAGCCGCAACTATTTTAGCGAGTTGTTTAAGCGCGTCACGGGACACAACTTCATTGACTATGTCATTGATCTCCGCTTGAAACGGGCCAAGGAGCTGCTTTCCACAACATCGCTGCGTGTGTATGAAGTGGCGGATCGTTCCGGATTCAATGACGTCAAATACTTCAGCAAGCTGTTCAAGAAAATGGTAGGCATGACGCCAGCTGAGTACCAGGGACAGCATCGAAAATAA
- a CDS encoding response regulator transcription factor, with translation MPFKVLLIDDEPGALEGLALWIDWERLGFSVCGTAGNGVEGLKMIHGLAPDLVITDVNMPLMDGLHMIETWQQHHRDSSVKFAIMSGYSEFEYARKALRHGIHHYMLKPIIAEEAEEELGKIHAELMQEHRRLSLSAIAKREEDVSLIMQTLLEMPLRASGLSRLQVLSSAHQEWNVCLIQAESALFPDVKETVARLSAHANSEYVIDLESNRLGLVNGYSPDNGSVPSGTIRELVRHYAGQRLFMAVGEGQQSLVHIRRCYETAKEAIEHQFYDPAYGGMISYEEVRDRPFHYRYPTNLLDDVIRSVELLDKKGYREAAGLAASRFAEQRIAPGIVKKMVIHVLYKIMDLVREAEGAEARILAAKSNAAGLTDGTFHLNDLMGELLRFGEECIELLLKEQARHSQGIIQEINDYIRQHYRENLTIKRLAELFYLHPVYLGQLLMRKNGIGFNELIHNLRIEEAAALLKQNKLKNSEIAERVGYTHYNQFLKHFEKRWGMAPNEFKKRMF, from the coding sequence ATGCCTTTCAAAGTGCTGTTGATCGATGACGAACCGGGTGCGCTGGAAGGGCTGGCGCTGTGGATCGATTGGGAACGCTTGGGGTTTAGCGTCTGCGGAACCGCGGGCAACGGAGTGGAAGGCTTGAAGATGATTCATGGGCTTGCGCCGGATTTGGTCATTACCGATGTAAACATGCCGCTAATGGACGGGCTTCATATGATTGAAACCTGGCAGCAGCATCACCGGGATAGCAGTGTGAAATTTGCCATCATGAGCGGCTACAGTGAATTTGAATATGCAAGGAAGGCATTGCGGCACGGCATCCATCACTACATGCTGAAGCCTATTATTGCAGAGGAAGCCGAGGAGGAGCTCGGCAAGATTCATGCTGAGCTGATGCAGGAGCATCGCAGATTAAGCCTGAGTGCGATTGCTAAGAGGGAAGAGGATGTTTCGCTGATCATGCAAACGCTCTTGGAGATGCCGCTTAGGGCTAGCGGCCTGTCGAGGCTTCAGGTTTTATCCTCCGCCCATCAAGAGTGGAACGTATGTCTGATTCAAGCAGAGTCTGCCTTGTTTCCTGACGTCAAGGAAACCGTCGCCCGCTTGTCAGCCCACGCGAATTCGGAGTATGTCATCGATCTGGAATCGAACCGGCTTGGTTTGGTGAACGGTTATTCCCCTGACAACGGGAGCGTACCCTCAGGCACGATCCGCGAGCTGGTCCGCCATTATGCAGGACAGCGGCTGTTTATGGCTGTAGGAGAAGGCCAGCAGTCTCTGGTGCATATCCGTCGCTGCTACGAAACCGCCAAGGAAGCCATCGAGCATCAATTTTACGATCCGGCGTACGGAGGGATGATTTCATATGAAGAGGTACGGGATCGGCCGTTTCATTATCGTTACCCCACGAACCTGTTGGATGATGTCATCAGGTCCGTGGAACTCCTCGACAAGAAGGGATACCGCGAGGCTGCCGGATTGGCTGCATCCAGGTTTGCGGAGCAGCGAATCGCGCCGGGGATCGTGAAGAAAATGGTGATCCATGTTTTGTATAAAATCATGGATTTGGTGAGGGAGGCAGAAGGCGCGGAAGCTCGAATCCTTGCAGCCAAATCCAATGCAGCTGGATTAACGGACGGAACCTTCCATTTGAACGACTTGATGGGAGAGCTGCTGCGCTTCGGGGAAGAGTGCATCGAGCTTCTTCTCAAGGAGCAGGCCCGGCATTCGCAAGGCATAATCCAGGAGATTAACGATTATATTCGGCAGCACTACCGGGAGAATCTGACCATTAAGCGATTGGCGGAGCTTTTTTATCTGCATCCCGTCTATCTCGGCCAGCTGCTGATGCGTAAGAATGGGATTGGCTTCAACGAACTCATACATAATTTGCGGATTGAGGAAGCGGCCGCGCTGTTGAAGCAGAACAAGCTGAAGAACAGCGAAATCGCCGAAAGGGTCGGCTATACCCACTACAACCAATTCCTTAAGCATTTCGAAAAAAGATGGGGCATGGCACCGAATGAGTTCAAGAAGAGGATGTTCTAA
- a CDS encoding helix-turn-helix domain-containing protein — translation MFNVLLVDDEPWVLEGLRTMIDWERFGFQICGEALSAPEALKLMEQWKPELVMTDIHMPVLNGLELIEHSNRTMPLPPKFVILSGYDDFGYAHQAMRQRVAEYLLKPIDDEEIEAVLAKLSHEIQDERDAERSNRKKAGLAVHYLLNRLIREELSPDLAEQASNAMQIQGEPLLQCLLIETGITETGVDWIEWMTDYGPPSLLGCFQDNSGSIGVVLHVEHSTPDEVMETALLLQSALARELEGPVIVALSGTGEGIQAIGKLYRQSAEVRDDKRSQGRSGVFCCQEPRGAERLRGLPCGWMDELLSMIMAGEHASIESCLARIFTAMPDHLLHLRAFQADVADLELKLCRRIAEMNGDPDLFMNRLQRKLGHLSDACHKAPLKNYMRLLAFEAASQLEELSKLNEHNTIFQVIQYVDREYRSRLQLQDLARHFHMNATYLGQLFKKHAGKPFKEYLNDKRIEEAKLLLKRSGMKVSEIALHVGFPNADYFIHKFKLTTGILPSNYKNHVESKQR, via the coding sequence ATGTTCAATGTGCTTCTGGTGGACGACGAACCATGGGTCTTGGAGGGATTGAGAACGATGATCGACTGGGAACGGTTCGGATTCCAAATATGCGGGGAAGCCCTGAGCGCTCCCGAAGCGCTAAAGCTAATGGAACAATGGAAGCCTGAACTGGTGATGACGGATATCCATATGCCTGTCCTGAACGGCCTGGAATTGATTGAGCACAGCAATCGGACAATGCCTCTTCCTCCTAAATTCGTTATTTTGAGCGGATATGATGATTTTGGATACGCGCATCAAGCCATGCGCCAACGGGTTGCCGAGTATTTGCTGAAACCGATTGATGACGAGGAGATCGAGGCAGTGCTTGCCAAGCTCAGCCATGAGATCCAGGACGAACGAGACGCTGAACGCAGCAACCGGAAGAAAGCCGGCCTTGCCGTCCATTATTTGTTGAACCGGCTCATTCGGGAAGAGTTGAGTCCTGATTTGGCCGAGCAAGCCAGCAATGCGATGCAAATCCAGGGCGAGCCGCTGCTGCAGTGCCTATTGATTGAAACAGGGATTACTGAAACGGGAGTGGATTGGATCGAATGGATGACCGATTACGGGCCCCCGAGCTTACTGGGATGCTTCCAGGACAATAGCGGGAGCATAGGAGTGGTGCTGCATGTCGAGCATTCGACTCCGGATGAGGTCATGGAGACTGCGCTGCTGTTGCAGTCTGCTCTGGCCCGGGAGCTTGAAGGGCCGGTTATCGTGGCGTTAAGCGGCACAGGGGAGGGAATCCAGGCGATCGGAAAGCTTTACAGGCAAAGCGCGGAGGTGCGCGACGATAAGCGAAGCCAAGGCCGAAGCGGCGTGTTTTGTTGCCAAGAACCGAGAGGAGCGGAGCGGCTCCGGGGACTTCCCTGCGGATGGATGGACGAATTGCTTTCCATGATTATGGCGGGGGAGCATGCGTCCATCGAGTCATGCTTGGCGCGGATTTTTACGGCCATGCCCGATCATCTCCTCCACCTGAGGGCTTTTCAAGCCGATGTGGCCGATCTGGAATTGAAGCTGTGTCGAAGAATCGCGGAAATGAATGGAGATCCGGATCTATTCATGAACCGGCTGCAAAGGAAGCTTGGTCATCTGAGTGATGCTTGCCATAAAGCGCCGTTGAAGAATTATATGCGGTTGCTCGCGTTTGAGGCCGCTTCGCAGCTGGAAGAGTTAAGCAAGCTTAACGAGCACAACACCATTTTTCAAGTGATTCAGTATGTCGACCGGGAGTACCGGAGCAGGCTTCAGCTTCAGGATTTGGCACGGCATTTCCATATGAACGCCACCTATTTGGGGCAGCTGTTCAAGAAGCATGCTGGCAAGCCGTTCAAGGAATACCTGAATGACAAGCGGATCGAGGAGGCCAAGCTGCTGCTGAAACGGAGCGGAATGAAGGTTTCCGAGATTGCGCTCCATGTCGGGTTCCCGAACGCGGACTATTTTATCCATAAGTTTAAGTTGACAACCGGGATTCTGCCCTCGAATTACAAGAATCATGTTGAAAGCAAGCAGCGCTAA
- a CDS encoding ABC transporter substrate-binding protein, with protein sequence MTRKQVRGSLLAIILLLSSILQACGGGGTSEGGESGSGEKVKIKWATWGNPGELSRFQELTKEFNKNHSDIEVEFIPIPGEYDQKILTQLTGGTAPDIFYAGDALVVKLIENQSIENLTTYMEAPESVIKKEDYFEGLWGAAVRDDQIFGVPVDCNPMVLWYNKKVLKEAGITEMPADLQANGQWTWDKFKEMADKIRDSKKYGYVLDNSWNSYHSWVTSNGGRVYDDEGNFVAASDPKAMEAFRFLYDNVKSKNITFSGTLPKGQGGDAMFMSNQVGFVAAGRWYLPLFKKNQGLEYDVVTWPTNTGNKIEPAGIPTAYMVMNKASKNKEAAYTFFSEYVSKEGQRFRLQGGGNAVPSVQGTDEVVLEGNLPEHAQLFLDAREIGYSLTPFEAGIPGLSQDITSKFEALWLKDQELESSLKDIQDMANKKIQDYKSGNN encoded by the coding sequence ATGACAAGGAAACAGGTGAGAGGGTCATTGCTTGCAATCATTCTTCTACTATCATCCATACTCCAAGCGTGTGGAGGCGGCGGAACATCAGAAGGCGGGGAGTCCGGAAGCGGCGAGAAGGTCAAGATCAAATGGGCGACCTGGGGAAATCCCGGCGAGCTTAGCCGCTTTCAGGAGCTGACGAAGGAATTTAATAAGAATCACTCGGACATTGAGGTCGAATTTATTCCGATTCCGGGCGAGTATGATCAGAAAATATTAACCCAATTAACAGGCGGGACGGCTCCGGATATCTTCTATGCAGGCGACGCCCTGGTCGTGAAACTGATCGAGAATCAGAGCATTGAGAATTTGACGACGTATATGGAAGCTCCGGAAAGCGTGATCAAGAAAGAGGATTATTTCGAAGGCTTGTGGGGCGCAGCCGTGCGGGATGACCAGATCTTCGGGGTACCGGTGGATTGTAACCCGATGGTGCTGTGGTACAACAAGAAGGTGCTGAAGGAAGCAGGGATAACCGAGATGCCGGCCGATCTTCAGGCGAACGGACAGTGGACCTGGGACAAATTCAAGGAGATGGCGGACAAGATCAGGGACAGTAAAAAGTACGGCTACGTGCTGGATAACTCCTGGAACAGCTACCACAGCTGGGTTACTTCCAACGGCGGCCGGGTGTACGACGACGAAGGGAATTTCGTAGCGGCTTCGGATCCGAAGGCGATGGAGGCTTTCCGCTTCCTGTACGACAACGTGAAATCCAAAAACATCACCTTCTCCGGCACGCTTCCGAAAGGGCAAGGCGGGGACGCCATGTTCATGTCCAACCAGGTCGGATTCGTTGCTGCAGGCCGCTGGTACCTGCCGCTGTTCAAGAAGAATCAAGGGCTAGAATATGACGTGGTCACATGGCCAACCAATACCGGCAATAAGATCGAGCCTGCCGGTATTCCGACCGCCTACATGGTGATGAACAAGGCATCGAAGAATAAGGAAGCGGCATACACCTTCTTCTCCGAGTACGTAAGCAAAGAGGGCCAACGCTTCCGCCTGCAGGGCGGCGGCAATGCCGTCCCGTCGGTACAGGGAACGGATGAGGTGGTGCTGGAAGGGAATCTGCCGGAGCACGCCCAGTTATTCCTGGACGCGCGCGAGATCGGGTATTCCCTGACTCCGTTCGAGGCAGGCATTCCCGGGCTAAGCCAGGATATAACGTCCAAGTTCGAGGCGCTGTGGCTGAAAGATCAGGAGCTTGAAAGCTCCTTGAAGGATATACAGGATATGGCCAACAAGAAAATTCAGGATTACAAGAGCGGCAATAATTGA
- a CDS encoding carbohydrate ABC transporter permease, which translates to MNTQPAGSSGAAPSPERFPERRTTLKSKTSDGLWGYFFIFPQMIGLIAFSLVPLISAFVISMMNWDGMGAKKFIGLQNFVSQLQDEEFHIALVNTVYYTILSVPTGIVLAMLVAVGLNRVRGKILYRLIYFMPNITMSVAVAVVFMWLFNADFGLINMYLQQWFGITGPSWLTDSRYVMPSIALLSVWMGLGGNMVLFLAGLQGISRSYYEAAEIDGAGKWQQLIHITIPLLSPTTFFVTIMSIIGSFQVFDQSFVMTSGGPAKASYTLVYHIYETAFADFTFGKSTASAVILFVMILSLTLFQMKMSKRWVHYED; encoded by the coding sequence ATGAACACGCAGCCTGCAGGAAGCTCCGGAGCCGCTCCTTCTCCGGAGCGGTTTCCGGAGAGGAGAACAACCTTAAAGAGCAAGACGTCCGACGGTTTGTGGGGGTACTTTTTTATCTTTCCCCAGATGATCGGTTTGATCGCTTTTTCATTGGTTCCGCTCATCTCGGCTTTTGTCATCAGCATGATGAACTGGGACGGCATGGGGGCGAAGAAGTTTATCGGACTCCAAAATTTCGTGTCCCAGCTTCAGGATGAGGAGTTCCACATCGCTTTGGTGAACACGGTGTATTACACGATTCTGTCGGTACCGACCGGCATCGTTCTCGCCATGCTGGTGGCGGTGGGCTTAAACCGGGTTCGCGGAAAGATTCTGTACCGGCTGATCTACTTCATGCCGAACATTACGATGTCCGTCGCCGTGGCCGTCGTGTTTATGTGGCTGTTCAACGCCGACTTCGGCCTCATTAACATGTACCTGCAGCAGTGGTTCGGGATAACGGGCCCCTCCTGGCTGACGGATTCCAGGTACGTGATGCCTTCGATTGCCCTGCTGAGCGTCTGGATGGGGCTGGGAGGCAACATGGTGCTGTTCCTGGCCGGACTTCAGGGCATATCGAGAAGCTATTACGAGGCGGCCGAGATTGACGGCGCCGGCAAATGGCAGCAGTTGATCCATATTACGATTCCGCTGCTGTCCCCGACGACCTTTTTCGTGACGATCATGTCCATCATCGGTTCCTTTCAGGTGTTCGACCAGTCGTTTGTCATGACCTCCGGCGGACCGGCGAAGGCCAGTTATACGCTTGTCTATCACATCTACGAGACGGCCTTTGCGGACTTTACCTTTGGCAAGAGCACGGCGTCGGCGGTCATCCTGTTCGTGATGATCCTGTCGCTCACCTTGTTCCAGATGAAGATGTCCAAGCGGTGGGTGCATTACGAAGACTGA